Proteins found in one Lonchura striata isolate bLonStr1 chromosome 25, bLonStr1.mat, whole genome shotgun sequence genomic segment:
- the LOC110479568 gene encoding alpha-2-macroglobulin-like protein 1 isoform X1 — MSPALPTLFTILLLSAGVSGAPSFVVVSPAVLYHPHPATLWVHLSDLQGPVQVHVQLQGDSRTPPTTLLRRKVLEPHLHLNVTFPAPAPARGKEEIVALHVSIQGDSLNVSESKKVMLRALSPGIFIQTDKAVYKPGQEVKFRVVSLDKDLTPSLQKLPLVFLKDPSGNRIAQWRELSPRQGIVDLSLPLASEPALGTYTISVEGKSHSFSVEEYVLPKFEVTIHLPSVLWEQDEKFPVEICGRYTYGKPVQGKVQADLCLSQKPWPRHGEKTCTQVTGQTEKNGCFSTEVSLAALQKMALSFRKELEVEASLVEDGTGLEMKSTKSCKVFPRTVTVTFENPDHVYKQGLPYTGTIWLQRADGSGLPQRQVLLSVRNQDKVRTQSFLTDSSGRASFQLDASGWSDLVSLNAKVSRTAEKQEQRPARLRSQGAFLTIMPYWSTSGSFLHIRDPERDLPCGQSLQVHVDSIFGKEALGSELQNLDLVFMVLAKGTITSIFRKEVAAEPGQRASLSLELPIGQELAPMARLLVYVVLPNGEMVADFTELHVAKCFPNQVKMAFSEARALPGAGLRLQLGAAPGSLCAVRAVDRSVLLLKPEAELNAEAVYKALPEFNYPRSIQDEPCGFYRHHSKMETYKLFQAAALKLFTNAKTRDHCPPRPTVVEIITPRGERYPSRIVGGSNIDPEIMTAHSQAIPGIEDVLDVHQGSQAPRTYFPETWLWDLVPVGEGGSAELTVTVPDAITEWEAGMFCAAPQGLGLSPAVTLTAFQPFFVELALPYAVVRHETFTLRATVFNYLRQCLRVQVTLAESPELEVSLSAGDTYSSCVCADESKTFQWGVRATSLGEVNITVSTEALSSTEPCGNELPLVPAQGRADTVIKPLLVQPGGILVEKTHSSLLCQEGAEEVSLEIPANILESSQRAHITVMGDILGNALQNLDSLLAMPYGCGEQNMVRFAPNIYIQQYLEKTGQLLPDIRTKAQGFLQSGYQRELLYKHHDGSYSAFGKSDSTGNTWLTAFVLKSFGQARAYVAIEERHIMDALRWLQQRQKKSGCFQSMGKLFNNALQGGVSDELSLSAYVTAAMLELGLPTLEPVVSSALKCLEASPTDDPYTQALLAYVFGLAGLREQQQAQLQRLAQHSVSAEGLLYWQRRGQAQKPSELSWAAAAPAEVEMTAYVLLAYLSQPSVSPADLGTASQIVRWLCKQQNPYGGFASTQDTVVALQALAKYAALTYGSNGDITVTVTLPMGTVQDFVLDSSNRLVLQRAALPELPGTYGLRARGQGCALVQVTLRYNVPPPPSPGAFELRVEAEPLPGSPNPQLLLRLWARYSGKRPATNMVVIEAKLPSGYSPDKKSMVELKRQNLVKKVEVQPDQVTIYLDQLNKEEQTFSFRAQQDFLVSNLQPATVSLYDYYETGDRVDVAYTAPPSSEKENI, encoded by the exons atgtctccagcccttcccactcTCTTCACCATCCTGCTCCTCTCAGCCGGGGTCTCTGGAGCACC gagTTTCGTGGTGGTGTCCCCGGCCGTGCTGTACCACCCTCACCCTGCCACGCTCTGGGTGCACCTCAGTGACCTCCAGGGGCCCGTCCAGGTCCATGTCCAGCTGCAGGGGGACAGCAGGACCCCTCCCACCACCCTGCTGAGGAGAAAGGTCCTGGAGCCTCATCTGCACCTGAACGTCACCTTTCCG gctccagcccctgccagagggaaggaggaaatcGTGGCCCTGCACGTCTCCATCCAAGGAGATTCCCTGAATGTCTCCGAGTCAAAGAAGGTGATGCTGAGAGCACTGAGCCCCGGGATCTTCATCCAGACGGACAAGGCTGTCTACAAGCCTGGGCAGGAAG TGAAGTTCCGAGTTGTCTCTTTGGATAAAGATCTGACCCCCAGCCTGCAGAAG CTGCCCCTGGTGTTCCTGAAG GATCCCAGCGGGAATCGCATTGCACAGTGGCGGGAGCTGAGCCCTCGGCAGGGAATCGTGGATTTGTCCCTCCCGCTGGCCTCGGAGCCCGCCCTGGGCACCTACACCATCAGCGTGGAGGGGAAGAGCCATTCCTTCAGCGTGGAGGAGTATG TGCTGCCCAAGTTCGAGGTAACCATTCATCTCCCCAGCGTGCTGTGGGAGCAGGACGAAAAGTTCCCGGTGGAGATTTGCGGGCG CTACACCTACGGGAAGCCTGTCCAGGGCAAGGTCCAGGCTGACTTGTGCCTCAGCCAGAAACCCTGGCCTCGCCATGGGGAGAAGACCTGCACCCAGGTTACCGGGCAG ACGGAGAAGAACGGCTGCTTTTCCACAGAGGTTTCACTGGCCGCCTTACAAAAGATGGCTTTGTCGTTTAGGAAGGAACTCGAAGTCGAGGCATCGCTGGTGGAGGATGGGACAG GGCTGGAGATGAAGAGCACCAAGAGCTGCAAGGTTTTCCCCAGAACAGTCACGGTCACCTTTGAGAACCCCGATCACGTCTACAAGCAGGGCCTCCCCTACACCGGGACG ATCTGGCTGCAGAGAGCCGACGGCTCTGGGCTGCCCCAGAGGCAGGTCCTGCTCTCAGTCAGGAACCAGGATAAAGTGAGGACACAAAGCTTCCTGACCGACAGCTCAGGGAGAGCCTCCTTCCAGCTGGACGCCTCTGGCTGGAGTGACTTGGTCTCCTTAAAT GCTAAAGTCAGCAGGACAGctgagaagcaggagcagcGCCCAGCAAGACTCAGGTCCCAAGGTGCCTTTCTGACAATCATGCCCTACTGGTCCACGAGCGGGAGCTTCCTGCACATCCGTGACCCAGAGCGGGACCTGCCCTGCGGCCAATCCCTGCAGGTCCATGTGGATTCCATCTTTGGCAAGGAGGCTTTAGGCAGTGAGCTGCAGAACCTGGATCTGGTTTTCATg gtgcTGGCCAAGGGGACCATTACCAGCATCTTCAGGAAAGAGGTCGCTGCAGAGCCCG GACAGAGAGCCTccctctccctggagctgcccatcGGGCAGGAGCTGGCACCCATGGCCAGGCTTCTGGTCTATGTGGTGCTGCCCAATGGTGAGATGGTGGCTGATTTCACTGAGCTCCACGTGGCCAAGTGCTTCCCCAACCAG GTGAAGATGGCATTTTCCGAGGCCAGGGCgctgcctggggcagggctcaggctgcagctgggggctgcCCCGGGCTCCCTGTGCGCTGTCCGAGCCGTGGATCGCAGCGTGCTGCTTCTGAAGCCTGAGGCTGAGCTCAACGCCGAGGCT GTCTACAAAGCACTGCCTGAATTCAACTACCCCCGCAGCATCCAGGATGAACCATGTGGCTTTTACCGGCACCACTCCAAGATGGAAACCTACAAATTATTCCAG GCTGCAGCACTGAAGCTCTTCACCAATGCCAAGACCAGGGACCATTGCCCGCCCAGGCCCACTGTTGTTGAAATTATTACTCCTAGAG GAGAGCGTTACCCATCCCGTATAGTGGGAGGAAGCAATATTGATCCAGAAATTATGACAGCACACAGCCAAGCCATCCCAGGCATCGAGGATGTACTTGATGTACATCAAGGATCCCAGGCACCCCGGACTTACTTCCCAGAGACGTGGCTATGGGACCTGGTGCCTGTGGG GGAGGGCGGCTCTGCCGAGCTGACAGTGACAGTGCCCGACGCCATCACGGAGTGGGAGGCCGGGATGTTCTGTGCGGCCCCGCAGGGCCTGgggctgtcccctgctgtcACTCTCACGGCCTTCCAGCCATTCTTCGTGGAGCTGGCGCTGCCCTACGCCGTGGTGCGCCACGAGACCTTCACCCTCAGGGCCACAGTCTTCAACTACCTGCGCCAGTGCCTGCGG GTTCAGGTGACGCTGGCAGAGTCGCCAGAGCTGGAGGTGTCACTGAGTGCTGGGGACACCTAcagcagctgtgtctgtgcagatGAATCCAAGACTTTCCAGTGGGGTGTGCGAGCCACCAGCCTGG GGGAGGTGAACATCACTGTGAGCACCGAGGCCCTCAGCTCCACTGAGCCCTGTGGCAACGAGCTGCCcctggtcccagcccagggccgtgCGGACACCGTGATAAAGCCCCTGCTGGTGCAG CCGGGGGGGATCCTGGTGGAGAAGACTCACAGCTCCTTGCTCTGCCAGGAAG GTGCTGAAGAAGTGTCCTTGGAGATTCCTGCAAACATCCTGGAGAGCTCTCAGAGAGCCCACATCACTGTGATGG gtgacatCCTGGGCAATGCCCTGCAGAACCTGGACAGTCTCCTGGCCATGCCCTACGGCTGTGGGGAGCAGAACATGGTTCGCTTTGCCCCCAACATCTACATCCAGCAGTACCTAGAGAAgactgggcagctgctgccagacaTCCGCACCAAGGCACAGGGGTTCCTGCAGAGCG GGTACCAGCGGGAGCTGCTGTACAAACACCACGATGGCTCCTACAGCGCCTTTGGGAAGAGCGATTCCACGGGCAATACCTG GCTGACAGCATTTGTCCTCAAGTCCTTCGGGCAGGCCCGAGCCTACGTGGCCATTGAGGAGCGGCACATCATGGACGCGCTGCGGTGGCTGCAGCAGCGTCAGAAGAAGAGCGGCTGCTTTCAGAGCATGGGCAAACTCTTCAACAACGCCCTGCag GGCGGTGTCTCGGATGAGCTCTCGCTCTCAGCATATGTGACTGCAGCGATGCTGGAGCTGGGACTGCCCACGCTG GAGCCGGTGGTGAGCTCAGCCCTCAAGTGCCTGGAGGCTTCTCCCACGGACGACCCCTACACACAGGCCCTGCTCGCCTATGTGTTCGGGCtggcggggctgcgggagcagcagcaggcgcAGCTGCAGcgcctggcccagcacagcgtcAGCGCAG AGGGGCTGCTCTACTGGCAGAGGAGGGGGCAGGCTCAGAAGCCCTCAGAGCTGTCCTGGGCCGCGGCTGCGCCAGCCGAGGTGGAGATGACAGCTTATGTCCTGCTGGCCTACCTGTCCCAgccctcagtgtcccctgctGACCTGGGGACAGCATCCCAGATCGTCCGCTGGCTCTGCAAGCAGCAGAACCCCTATGGGGGCTTTGCCTCCACACAG GACACTGTAGTGGCCCTGCAAGCGCTGGCCAAATACGCTGCCCTGACGTATGGCAGCAACGGGGACATCACAGTGACGGTGACATTGCCCATGGGGACGGTGCAGGACTTtgtgctggacagcagcaaCCGGCTGGTGCTGCAGCGGGCAGCCCTGCCCGAGCTGCCGGGCACCTACGGGCTGCGAGCCCGCGGGCAGGGCTGTGCGCTGGTGCAG GTGACCCTGCGCTATAACGTGCCTCCCCCTCCCAGCCCGGGGGCGTTCGAGCTGCGCGTGGAGGCAGAGCCGCTGCCGGGCTCACCGAACCCGCAGCTCCTGCTCCGCCTCTGGGCACG GTACAGCGGGAAGCGCCCTGCCACCAACATGGTTGTCATCGAGGCCAAGCTGCCATCGGGCTACAGCCCCGACAAGAAATCCATGGTGGAG CTGAAGAGGCAGAACCTGGTGAAGAAAGTGGAGGTGCAGCCTGACCAGGTGACCATTTACCTAGACCAG CTGAACAAGGAGGAGCAGACCTTTTCCTTCCGAGCCCAGCAGGACTTCCTGGTGAGCAACCTCCAGCCGGCCACCGTGTCCCTGTATGACTACTATGAGACAG GTGACCGTGTGGATGTGGCCTACACTGCACCCCCCAGCTCAG agaaggaaaacatctAA
- the LOC110479568 gene encoding alpha-2-macroglobulin-like protein 1 isoform X2, producing the protein MSPALPTLFTILLLSAGVSGAPSFVVVSPAVLYHPHPATLWVHLSDLQGPVQVHVQLQGDSRTPPTTLLRRKVLEPHLHLNVTFPAPAPARGKEEIVALHVSIQGDSLNVSESKKVMLRALSPGIFIQTDKAVYKPGQEVKFRVVSLDKDLTPSLQKLPLVFLKDPSGNRIAQWRELSPRQGIVDLSLPLASEPALGTYTISVEGKSHSFSVEEYVLPKFEVTIHLPSVLWEQDEKFPVEICGRYTYGKPVQGKVQADLCLSQKPWPRHGEKTCTQVTGQTEKNGCFSTEVSLAALQKMALSFRKELEVEASLVEDGTGLEMKSTKSCKVFPRTVTVTFENPDHVYKQGLPYTGTIWLQRADGSGLPQRQVLLSVRNQDKVRTQSFLTDSSGRASFQLDASGWSDLVSLNAKVSRTAEKQEQRPARLRSQGAFLTIMPYWSTSGSFLHIRDPERDLPCGQSLQVHVDSIFGKEALGSELQNLDLVFMVLAKGTITSIFRKEVAAEPGQRASLSLELPIGQELAPMARLLVYVVLPNGEMVADFTELHVAKCFPNQVKMAFSEARALPGAGLRLQLGAAPGSLCAVRAVDRSVLLLKPEAELNAEAVYKALPEFNYPRSIQDEPCGFYRHHSKMETYKLFQAAALKLFTNAKTRDHCPPRPTVVEIITPRGERYPSRIVGGSNIDPEIMTAHSQAIPGIEDVLDVHQGSQAPRTYFPETWLWDLVPVGEGGSAELTVTVPDAITEWEAGMFCAAPQGLGLSPAVTLTAFQPFFVELALPYAVVRHETFTLRATVFNYLRQCLRVQVTLAESPELEVSLSAGDTYSSCVCADESKTFQWGVRATSLGEVNITVSTEALSSTEPCGNELPLVPAQGRADTVIKPLLVQPGGILVEKTHSSLLCQEGAEEVSLEIPANILESSQRAHITVMGDILGNALQNLDSLLAMPYGCGEQNMVRFAPNIYIQQYLEKTGQLLPDIRTKAQGFLQSGYQRELLYKHHDGSYSAFGKSDSTGNTWLTAFVLKSFGQARAYVAIEERHIMDALRWLQQRQKKSGCFQSMGKLFNNALQGGVSDELSLSAYVTAAMLELGLPTLEPVVSSALKCLEASPTDDPYTQALLAYVFGLAGLREQQQAQLQRLAQHSVSAEGLLYWQRRGQAQKPSELSWAAAAPAEVEMTAYVLLAYLSQPSVSPADLGTASQIVRWLCKQQNPYGGFASTQVTLRYNVPPPPSPGAFELRVEAEPLPGSPNPQLLLRLWARYSGKRPATNMVVIEAKLPSGYSPDKKSMVELKRQNLVKKVEVQPDQVTIYLDQLNKEEQTFSFRAQQDFLVSNLQPATVSLYDYYETGDRVDVAYTAPPSSEKENI; encoded by the exons atgtctccagcccttcccactcTCTTCACCATCCTGCTCCTCTCAGCCGGGGTCTCTGGAGCACC gagTTTCGTGGTGGTGTCCCCGGCCGTGCTGTACCACCCTCACCCTGCCACGCTCTGGGTGCACCTCAGTGACCTCCAGGGGCCCGTCCAGGTCCATGTCCAGCTGCAGGGGGACAGCAGGACCCCTCCCACCACCCTGCTGAGGAGAAAGGTCCTGGAGCCTCATCTGCACCTGAACGTCACCTTTCCG gctccagcccctgccagagggaaggaggaaatcGTGGCCCTGCACGTCTCCATCCAAGGAGATTCCCTGAATGTCTCCGAGTCAAAGAAGGTGATGCTGAGAGCACTGAGCCCCGGGATCTTCATCCAGACGGACAAGGCTGTCTACAAGCCTGGGCAGGAAG TGAAGTTCCGAGTTGTCTCTTTGGATAAAGATCTGACCCCCAGCCTGCAGAAG CTGCCCCTGGTGTTCCTGAAG GATCCCAGCGGGAATCGCATTGCACAGTGGCGGGAGCTGAGCCCTCGGCAGGGAATCGTGGATTTGTCCCTCCCGCTGGCCTCGGAGCCCGCCCTGGGCACCTACACCATCAGCGTGGAGGGGAAGAGCCATTCCTTCAGCGTGGAGGAGTATG TGCTGCCCAAGTTCGAGGTAACCATTCATCTCCCCAGCGTGCTGTGGGAGCAGGACGAAAAGTTCCCGGTGGAGATTTGCGGGCG CTACACCTACGGGAAGCCTGTCCAGGGCAAGGTCCAGGCTGACTTGTGCCTCAGCCAGAAACCCTGGCCTCGCCATGGGGAGAAGACCTGCACCCAGGTTACCGGGCAG ACGGAGAAGAACGGCTGCTTTTCCACAGAGGTTTCACTGGCCGCCTTACAAAAGATGGCTTTGTCGTTTAGGAAGGAACTCGAAGTCGAGGCATCGCTGGTGGAGGATGGGACAG GGCTGGAGATGAAGAGCACCAAGAGCTGCAAGGTTTTCCCCAGAACAGTCACGGTCACCTTTGAGAACCCCGATCACGTCTACAAGCAGGGCCTCCCCTACACCGGGACG ATCTGGCTGCAGAGAGCCGACGGCTCTGGGCTGCCCCAGAGGCAGGTCCTGCTCTCAGTCAGGAACCAGGATAAAGTGAGGACACAAAGCTTCCTGACCGACAGCTCAGGGAGAGCCTCCTTCCAGCTGGACGCCTCTGGCTGGAGTGACTTGGTCTCCTTAAAT GCTAAAGTCAGCAGGACAGctgagaagcaggagcagcGCCCAGCAAGACTCAGGTCCCAAGGTGCCTTTCTGACAATCATGCCCTACTGGTCCACGAGCGGGAGCTTCCTGCACATCCGTGACCCAGAGCGGGACCTGCCCTGCGGCCAATCCCTGCAGGTCCATGTGGATTCCATCTTTGGCAAGGAGGCTTTAGGCAGTGAGCTGCAGAACCTGGATCTGGTTTTCATg gtgcTGGCCAAGGGGACCATTACCAGCATCTTCAGGAAAGAGGTCGCTGCAGAGCCCG GACAGAGAGCCTccctctccctggagctgcccatcGGGCAGGAGCTGGCACCCATGGCCAGGCTTCTGGTCTATGTGGTGCTGCCCAATGGTGAGATGGTGGCTGATTTCACTGAGCTCCACGTGGCCAAGTGCTTCCCCAACCAG GTGAAGATGGCATTTTCCGAGGCCAGGGCgctgcctggggcagggctcaggctgcagctgggggctgcCCCGGGCTCCCTGTGCGCTGTCCGAGCCGTGGATCGCAGCGTGCTGCTTCTGAAGCCTGAGGCTGAGCTCAACGCCGAGGCT GTCTACAAAGCACTGCCTGAATTCAACTACCCCCGCAGCATCCAGGATGAACCATGTGGCTTTTACCGGCACCACTCCAAGATGGAAACCTACAAATTATTCCAG GCTGCAGCACTGAAGCTCTTCACCAATGCCAAGACCAGGGACCATTGCCCGCCCAGGCCCACTGTTGTTGAAATTATTACTCCTAGAG GAGAGCGTTACCCATCCCGTATAGTGGGAGGAAGCAATATTGATCCAGAAATTATGACAGCACACAGCCAAGCCATCCCAGGCATCGAGGATGTACTTGATGTACATCAAGGATCCCAGGCACCCCGGACTTACTTCCCAGAGACGTGGCTATGGGACCTGGTGCCTGTGGG GGAGGGCGGCTCTGCCGAGCTGACAGTGACAGTGCCCGACGCCATCACGGAGTGGGAGGCCGGGATGTTCTGTGCGGCCCCGCAGGGCCTGgggctgtcccctgctgtcACTCTCACGGCCTTCCAGCCATTCTTCGTGGAGCTGGCGCTGCCCTACGCCGTGGTGCGCCACGAGACCTTCACCCTCAGGGCCACAGTCTTCAACTACCTGCGCCAGTGCCTGCGG GTTCAGGTGACGCTGGCAGAGTCGCCAGAGCTGGAGGTGTCACTGAGTGCTGGGGACACCTAcagcagctgtgtctgtgcagatGAATCCAAGACTTTCCAGTGGGGTGTGCGAGCCACCAGCCTGG GGGAGGTGAACATCACTGTGAGCACCGAGGCCCTCAGCTCCACTGAGCCCTGTGGCAACGAGCTGCCcctggtcccagcccagggccgtgCGGACACCGTGATAAAGCCCCTGCTGGTGCAG CCGGGGGGGATCCTGGTGGAGAAGACTCACAGCTCCTTGCTCTGCCAGGAAG GTGCTGAAGAAGTGTCCTTGGAGATTCCTGCAAACATCCTGGAGAGCTCTCAGAGAGCCCACATCACTGTGATGG gtgacatCCTGGGCAATGCCCTGCAGAACCTGGACAGTCTCCTGGCCATGCCCTACGGCTGTGGGGAGCAGAACATGGTTCGCTTTGCCCCCAACATCTACATCCAGCAGTACCTAGAGAAgactgggcagctgctgccagacaTCCGCACCAAGGCACAGGGGTTCCTGCAGAGCG GGTACCAGCGGGAGCTGCTGTACAAACACCACGATGGCTCCTACAGCGCCTTTGGGAAGAGCGATTCCACGGGCAATACCTG GCTGACAGCATTTGTCCTCAAGTCCTTCGGGCAGGCCCGAGCCTACGTGGCCATTGAGGAGCGGCACATCATGGACGCGCTGCGGTGGCTGCAGCAGCGTCAGAAGAAGAGCGGCTGCTTTCAGAGCATGGGCAAACTCTTCAACAACGCCCTGCag GGCGGTGTCTCGGATGAGCTCTCGCTCTCAGCATATGTGACTGCAGCGATGCTGGAGCTGGGACTGCCCACGCTG GAGCCGGTGGTGAGCTCAGCCCTCAAGTGCCTGGAGGCTTCTCCCACGGACGACCCCTACACACAGGCCCTGCTCGCCTATGTGTTCGGGCtggcggggctgcgggagcagcagcaggcgcAGCTGCAGcgcctggcccagcacagcgtcAGCGCAG AGGGGCTGCTCTACTGGCAGAGGAGGGGGCAGGCTCAGAAGCCCTCAGAGCTGTCCTGGGCCGCGGCTGCGCCAGCCGAGGTGGAGATGACAGCTTATGTCCTGCTGGCCTACCTGTCCCAgccctcagtgtcccctgctGACCTGGGGACAGCATCCCAGATCGTCCGCTGGCTCTGCAAGCAGCAGAACCCCTATGGGGGCTTTGCCTCCACACAG GTGACCCTGCGCTATAACGTGCCTCCCCCTCCCAGCCCGGGGGCGTTCGAGCTGCGCGTGGAGGCAGAGCCGCTGCCGGGCTCACCGAACCCGCAGCTCCTGCTCCGCCTCTGGGCACG GTACAGCGGGAAGCGCCCTGCCACCAACATGGTTGTCATCGAGGCCAAGCTGCCATCGGGCTACAGCCCCGACAAGAAATCCATGGTGGAG CTGAAGAGGCAGAACCTGGTGAAGAAAGTGGAGGTGCAGCCTGACCAGGTGACCATTTACCTAGACCAG CTGAACAAGGAGGAGCAGACCTTTTCCTTCCGAGCCCAGCAGGACTTCCTGGTGAGCAACCTCCAGCCGGCCACCGTGTCCCTGTATGACTACTATGAGACAG GTGACCGTGTGGATGTGGCCTACACTGCACCCCCCAGCTCAG agaaggaaaacatctAA